The region CAACAACGAAAAAACACTATCTGGGTTACTCTGAAGATGGTATTTGAAGTTAAAGAATAAAAAATTAATCTATTGTCATAAATAACTACTATATATGAGAAGAACAGTACTAGCAATGGCACTTTTGGTGTTCGTTATCTCTTGCAAAGACTCTAAAAGTGAAGCACCTCAGGATCAGGATCTCATCATTAAAGGTGATAATGTTATCGTTCCGGAAAGCAATCCTGTCTTCAGAAAAATTAAAACTGAAACAGTTTCCGAGCAGGAACATAGCGATGGTGTTGTTTCTGCAGGTACAATTCAGGCTATTCCCAATCATTATGCAGAAATCGCAAGTCCTTTTTCAGGAAGGATAACTAAATCTTTTGTCCGACTCGGGCAGAACGTTTCTGCCGGAAGTCCTATTTTCGAGATTCTTTCATCTGATTATTTTTCAGTTCAGAAGGACTATACAGATGCTGTAAACGATGTCCAGCTCGCAGAAAAAAATTACCGCAGACAGCAGGATCTTGTAAAGCATGGTGTTGGAATTCAGAAAGAGCTCGACGAAGCTGAAACAGATTTCAAAAACAAAAAAACATCTCTTTCCAATGCTTCTTCTGCACTAAAGGTATACAACAGCAAAGGCGGAGGTTTAGGCAGCCCCCTTATTGTAAGATCACCTATTAACGGAGAAGTTATCTCTAATCAGATTGTTAACGGTCAGTTTCTGAAAGGAGATGCAGATCCGGTTGTTATTATTGCTGAATTATCCAAAGTATGGATTACCGGGGAAGTAAAAGAAAAAGACATACGTTTCGTCAGTACCGGAGACCACGTTTCGGTAAAAGTAGGTGCTTATCCGGACAGAAATATTACCGGCAAAGTCTATCATGTTAACGAGATTGTGGATGAGGCAACCCGAAGCGTAAAAGTATTAATTGAGTGTGATAATCCTGACAGAAAACTAAAGCCCGGAATGTACGCTACAGTTAATTTTTCCACAGCACCTGTCAATTCCATTATGATTCCGGTTACAGCTTTGATGCAAAAAGACAGCTCTCAGTATGTATGGATAAAAACCGGGAAAAATCAGTTTGCCAAACGTTCGGTCACAGTAGGAGAAACAGATCAGAAACTGGTAAGAGTTACTTCCGGTTTAAAGTCTGGTGACGTCATTATGACTGAAGGCGGAATCTATATGCTGGACGCAAAATAATCTATAAAATCTTTATCATGAGACTATTTCAGTTTTCACAACCTGGTTGTAAATACATGAATGGTGAATAGTCAATTTAAGGTCCTGCAGGATCAGGTACAAAAATTAAAAACATGAAACAATTACTGACACTCTCTATACAGAAGAGATGGCTGATGCTTGCACTCTTCCTTTTACTGGGATTCTTCGGATATTACTCCTGGACCAAACTATCTGTAGAAGCTTATCCAGATATCGCTGATGTTACCTCACAGGTTGTAACACAGGTTCCGGGACTGGCTGCTGAAGAGGTAGAACAACAAATCACTATCCCTTTGGAAAGATCTCTGAACGGACTTCCCGGAATGCACGTTATGCGAAGCAAAAGTACTTTTGGACTTTCCATTATCACAATTGTTTTCGAAGACGGTGTGGACGATTACTGGGCAAGACAGCGAATCCAGGAACGATTATCAGAAGTCAATCTTCCTTACGGAGCACAACCGGGGCTCGATCCGCTAACCTCTCCTATCGGGGAAGTTTACCGATACATTATCGAAAGCAATAATCATAGCCTTCGCGAACTTACAGACCTTCAGAACTTTGTTATCATTCCGCGGATCAAACAGGTTTCCGGAATTGCAGACGTAACGAACTTTGGCGGAATTACAACACAGTTTCAGATAGAACTGGATCCTCATAAACTCGAACAATACGGATTGTCTCTTTCCGAAGTGACTGAAACGATTTCAAAAAACAATGTAAGTGCCGGCGGAAGTATGCTTCCACGTGGTGACCTCTCTTATGTTATCCGAGGTATTGGTCTGGTAAAAGACCTGAATGATCTTGGAAAGATTGTTGTAAAAACTGAAAATGGTGTTCCTGTTTTCCTGAATGATGTGGGAACTCTGAAATATGGTAATCTGGAAAGAAAAGGAATCCTGGGATATAGTGATAAAAAACGCAACTATTCTGAAAGTGTGGAAGGTATTGTACTTTTACTAAGAGGACAGAATCCTTCGCAGGTATTGGAAGGCGTTCATCAGGCCGTTGACGAACTGAACAATGAAACCCTTCCGCCAGGAGTGAGAATACACCCTTTCCTGGACAGAACAGATTTGGTGAAAACTACACTTAATACTGTATCTCATACTTTAACGGAAGGAATTGTACTGGTAATTATTGTACTTATCGTATTCCTCGGAAGCTGGAGAGGAGCCTTGCTTGTTGCTATTACGATTCCGCTTTCATTACTATTCGCATTTATTTTAATGCATTTTACCAATATTCCGGCTAACCTTCTTTCACTGGGAGCTATAGACTTCGGTATTATTGTAGATGGCGCCATCGTTATGCTGGAAACCATTCTGAAGAAAAGAGAAGATGATCCGGAAGAAGAACTGGAGGAGAAGAGCATTACTAAAAGAGTAATAGAAGTTGCCAAGCCTATTTTCTTCTCCACAATTATTATTATCACCGCTTATTTACCACTATTCGCATTTGAAAGAGTAGAGAAAAAACTCTTTACACCAATGGCGTTCACGGTGGGCTATGCACTTTTTGGTGCATTAGCTGTAGCTCTTCTTCTTATTCCGGGGCTGGCTTATGTTATTTACCGAAAACCACAAAAGCTTTACCATAATAAATGGCTGGAAAAAATAAGTGTTGTCTACGGAAAAAGAATTGAAAAAATTATGCAGGCTCCTAAAAAGGTTATCTTACCAGTCAGCATTGTTCTGGCAACCGCCGGAGTATTATCCTATACTGTCGGAAAAGACTTCCTTCCGGAACTAGATGAAGGTTCCATTTGGCTGCAAGTACAATTGCCTCCGGGGATATCCCTGGCAAAAGCAAAAGAAATGAGCGATACCCTGCGTGCCAGAACGCTGAAACATTCCGAGATTACTTATATGATGGTTCAGGCGGGACGGAATGACGATGGTACCGATCCATGGACAGCCTCTCACTTTGAAGTTTCCGTAGGAATAAAACCTTATAAAGAATGGCCTAAGGGAAAAACTAAAGCTGATCTTATTCAGGAGCTGGCAAAAGATTATAAAGATATGCCAGGCTTTACCGTGGGTTTCTCTCAGCCGATGATAGACGGTGTAATGGATAAAATATCCGGTGCACATAGTGAGCTTGTTGTAAAAGTTTATGGTGAAGATTTTAAAGAAACCAGAAGAATTGCCGAAAATGTATTGTCTACTTTAGATAAGACACCAGGTTCTGCCGATTTAGCAATCGACCAGGAGCCGCCTTTACCTCAGCTACAGATAATTGCAAACCGGGATAAGATTGCCCAATATGGATTAAACGTATCGGATGTGGCAGATCTTATTGAAGTGGCACTGGGCGGAAAAGCTATATCACAAATATTTATTGGCAACAAGGTATATGATATTTCATGTCGCTATACCGAAGACAGCCGCGATACTCCGGATAAAATCGGTAATCTGATGCTAACCTCGGCTTCAGGAGCTAAAATCCCTTTGTCTCAGGTTGCTGAAGTAAAATTAAGTACCGGAGAAAGTACTATTACACGAGAGATGAACAAACGCCACCTAACGGTAAAACTGAACCTTAGAGGCCGTGACCTTTCTTCCTTCCTGAAAGAGGCACAGGCTAAAATCGAAAAGGATATTAAGTACGACCACGAAAAATATCATATTAAGTGGGGTGGCCAGTTTGAGAACCAAAACAGAGCTTATTCAAGGTTGGCATTCATTGTTCCGCTGGCATTGGCTATTATGTTCCTGTTATTATATGGTGCCTTCGGAGATTTCAAACAGGCACTGGTTCTTATGTCTATTGTTCCACTGGCATTATTCGGCGGTATGCTGGCACTTAATATCCGCGGAATGTCACTCAATGTATCGTCCGCTGTAGGTTTCATTGCCTTATTTGGGGTAGCCATTCAGAACGGTGTTATTATGATCTCACATATCAACGATCTACGAAAGAAAGGACATGAACTGAAAGATTCTGTAATTAAAGGAGCACGGGACCGCTTCAGGCCAGTATTAATGACAGCTACCGTTGCGGTAATCGGATTATTCCCGGCATCTATGGCCACAGGAATCGGATCGGATGTACAACGACCATTGGCTACTGTAATTGTTTATGGACTGATGTTCTCTACGATTCTGACATTATTTGTGTTACCTGCAATTTACTACATGGCTGAACATCGTTTTGGAAAAAAGCAAAATTTGAAGTCCGATGAAGCACCACAATAAAAGCCAAATGTCTAAGATTACAACAATCTTCGACATTACATCTGCCCCGTTCAATAAATCGCGAAGCGTTGAATCAAAAAAGAAACAGATGAAATTGAATATTCATACCATCATAATTGCAGCTATCGCATTCCTTGGAATGAGCGGTATAGCAAAAGCACAACAGAAAGAGCTTTTAAGCTTTGACGAATACCTGAGCATGGTAGGAAAGAAAAACCTGACTTATGCTGCACAGAAATATAATGTAAGCATGGCTGAAGCTTCTATTCAGACAGCTAATATGTTCCCCGATCCACAATTGGATATTGAGGGTTCCAACAATGGAGTTTCCAAAAATATGGGTTATACCTATGGCAGTTCATTAGGTTGGACCTTGGAACTCGGCGGAAAAAGAAGAGCTCGTGTAGACCTTGCGAAAAATCAGTCGGAACTTAGCAGAATATTACTGCTGGATTTCTTCAGGAATCTCCGTGCAGATGCCAGTTTAGGTTATGTGGAAGCATTAAAGTCCAAGGCACTGCTGGATGTTCAGCAGGATTCCTATAAAAACATGCTACAACTGTCCAAATCCGACAGCATCAGATACCGTTTAGGTACCATATCTTTGGTCACTTCCAAACAGAGTAAACTAGAGGCAGCTTCCCTCTTGAATAGCGTTTATCAGGCAGAAAGTACAGAACAACAGGCTATAACTGCTTTATCTGTGTTTCTGAGCGATAACAAACTTACCGGAAGAGATGTTGACGGCGATTTTAATGCCTTTAACCGTGATTTTGGGATTGAAGATCTTCTGACTCAGGCATTAAATGAAAGAGCAGATTTGTTAGCTGCAAAGCAGAATACTCAGGTGGCAAAAAGCCAGATTAATCTGGAAAGAGCTAACCGTAAAATAGATTTAGGTCTTACTGCCGGAGTTTCGCATAATACAACTGCAACCAATGAGATTGCTCCCTCTCCTGCTGTCAATGCAGTAAAATTAGGTGTGAGTATTCCGTTGAAATTTTCTAATAATCGGAATGCAGGGCTGAAGATTGCTGAAATGGCACATTCCCAGTCTCAACTGGAATATCAACAGGTAGAACAAAGTATCCGTGCAGAAGTAATGCAGGCTTATCAGCAGTATATAGCTACACAGAAGCAAGTGAAGCAGTTCCATAACGGAATGCTTACAGAAGCTAAAAATATTTTGGATGGTATTATCTACAGCTACAAAAGAGGCGAAAGCTCGATTCTGGAGGTATTAAATGCTCAAAGAACCTATAATGATGTGAGAAAGGATTACTATCAGGCTCTTGCAGATAACGCTACGGCCTTAATAGAACTTGAACGCAAAACCGGTATCTGGGATATATCTTTCTAAAAACACATCTGCCTATATAATAGAAATGCTCCTGTTGTTGATTCACAGGAGCATTTTGTTTGAAGTAACTTGCCAAGGCTAATATAACATTG is a window of Elizabethkingia anophelis R26 DNA encoding:
- a CDS encoding TolC family protein → MKHHNKSQMSKITTIFDITSAPFNKSRSVESKKKQMKLNIHTIIIAAIAFLGMSGIAKAQQKELLSFDEYLSMVGKKNLTYAAQKYNVSMAEASIQTANMFPDPQLDIEGSNNGVSKNMGYTYGSSLGWTLELGGKRRARVDLAKNQSELSRILLLDFFRNLRADASLGYVEALKSKALLDVQQDSYKNMLQLSKSDSIRYRLGTISLVTSKQSKLEAASLLNSVYQAESTEQQAITALSVFLSDNKLTGRDVDGDFNAFNRDFGIEDLLTQALNERADLLAAKQNTQVAKSQINLERANRKIDLGLTAGVSHNTTATNEIAPSPAVNAVKLGVSIPLKFSNNRNAGLKIAEMAHSQSQLEYQQVEQSIRAEVMQAYQQYIATQKQVKQFHNGMLTEAKNILDGIIYSYKRGESSILEVLNAQRTYNDVRKDYYQALADNATALIELERKTGIWDISF
- a CDS encoding efflux RND transporter periplasmic adaptor subunit, with translation MRRTVLAMALLVFVISCKDSKSEAPQDQDLIIKGDNVIVPESNPVFRKIKTETVSEQEHSDGVVSAGTIQAIPNHYAEIASPFSGRITKSFVRLGQNVSAGSPIFEILSSDYFSVQKDYTDAVNDVQLAEKNYRRQQDLVKHGVGIQKELDEAETDFKNKKTSLSNASSALKVYNSKGGGLGSPLIVRSPINGEVISNQIVNGQFLKGDADPVVIIAELSKVWITGEVKEKDIRFVSTGDHVSVKVGAYPDRNITGKVYHVNEIVDEATRSVKVLIECDNPDRKLKPGMYATVNFSTAPVNSIMIPVTALMQKDSSQYVWIKTGKNQFAKRSVTVGETDQKLVRVTSGLKSGDVIMTEGGIYMLDAK
- a CDS encoding efflux RND transporter permease subunit, producing MKQLLTLSIQKRWLMLALFLLLGFFGYYSWTKLSVEAYPDIADVTSQVVTQVPGLAAEEVEQQITIPLERSLNGLPGMHVMRSKSTFGLSIITIVFEDGVDDYWARQRIQERLSEVNLPYGAQPGLDPLTSPIGEVYRYIIESNNHSLRELTDLQNFVIIPRIKQVSGIADVTNFGGITTQFQIELDPHKLEQYGLSLSEVTETISKNNVSAGGSMLPRGDLSYVIRGIGLVKDLNDLGKIVVKTENGVPVFLNDVGTLKYGNLERKGILGYSDKKRNYSESVEGIVLLLRGQNPSQVLEGVHQAVDELNNETLPPGVRIHPFLDRTDLVKTTLNTVSHTLTEGIVLVIIVLIVFLGSWRGALLVAITIPLSLLFAFILMHFTNIPANLLSLGAIDFGIIVDGAIVMLETILKKREDDPEEELEEKSITKRVIEVAKPIFFSTIIIITAYLPLFAFERVEKKLFTPMAFTVGYALFGALAVALLLIPGLAYVIYRKPQKLYHNKWLEKISVVYGKRIEKIMQAPKKVILPVSIVLATAGVLSYTVGKDFLPELDEGSIWLQVQLPPGISLAKAKEMSDTLRARTLKHSEITYMMVQAGRNDDGTDPWTASHFEVSVGIKPYKEWPKGKTKADLIQELAKDYKDMPGFTVGFSQPMIDGVMDKISGAHSELVVKVYGEDFKETRRIAENVLSTLDKTPGSADLAIDQEPPLPQLQIIANRDKIAQYGLNVSDVADLIEVALGGKAISQIFIGNKVYDISCRYTEDSRDTPDKIGNLMLTSASGAKIPLSQVAEVKLSTGESTITREMNKRHLTVKLNLRGRDLSSFLKEAQAKIEKDIKYDHEKYHIKWGGQFENQNRAYSRLAFIVPLALAIMFLLLYGAFGDFKQALVLMSIVPLALFGGMLALNIRGMSLNVSSAVGFIALFGVAIQNGVIMISHINDLRKKGHELKDSVIKGARDRFRPVLMTATVAVIGLFPASMATGIGSDVQRPLATVIVYGLMFSTILTLFVLPAIYYMAEHRFGKKQNLKSDEAPQ